A genomic window from Bacillota bacterium includes:
- a CDS encoding 2Fe-2S iron-sulfur cluster binding domain-containing protein, which yields MENIRETEELKLKDEKVTLTIDGRDYTVPKGLTVLEAARMVDIEIPSLCYLKDINEVGVCRVCVVEIEGARNLQASCVYPVREGLKVRTNTERVRRARRTAVSLLLSNHHRECTTCIRNLNCELQNTADNLGIRNIPFTGEMPNYGYHDNNPAIQRDYNKCINCRRCMAICNKIQECYVYSPLNRGLDTVIAPGFKKDLSEVSCIMCGQCVIACPTGSLTEKEHINEVWEAISDPELLVIAQTAPSIQVTIGEVFGMPIGTFVAGKLVTSLRRIGFDKVFATDVTADLTIMEEGSELIERLVDHPEQLPLLSSCCPGWVKFAEHFYPEFLPHLSSTKSPHAMCGALTKSWYAKKYNIPPEKIVNVAIMPCTAKKYEAARPEMECDGFRNVDYVLTTRELGRMIRQIGLDFTNLPDEEYDEPFDQYSGAGMIFGATGGVLEAAVRTAHKLITGEEMLVPDYEDARGQRGLKYGTAAFGDRTITIAIAHGTGNAKKALDMFKSGQKKFDYIEVMACPGGCVGGGGQPIFGSRDYKKISLDYRHNRAETLYNIERGKEIRQSHENPRIKQIYEEFLGQPLSEVSKTYLHTSFIPRGRHPYLYPEKPYKGFNEKN from the coding sequence ATGGAAAACATCAGAGAAACAGAAGAGCTCAAGCTAAAGGATGAAAAAGTGACGCTTACCATCGACGGAAGAGATTATACTGTCCCCAAAGGGCTTACGGTTCTCGAAGCTGCGCGGATGGTAGATATAGAAATCCCCAGTTTATGCTACCTTAAGGATATAAATGAAGTGGGAGTGTGTAGAGTTTGCGTGGTTGAAATAGAAGGTGCCCGCAACCTTCAGGCCTCCTGCGTCTACCCGGTCAGAGAGGGATTAAAAGTAAGAACCAATACAGAGCGGGTCCGCCGCGCAAGAAGGACGGCGGTATCGTTGCTGTTATCCAACCATCACCGGGAATGCACTACTTGCATCAGAAATTTAAATTGTGAACTACAAAATACGGCAGATAATCTGGGTATTAGAAATATTCCCTTTACCGGGGAAATGCCAAATTACGGTTACCACGATAATAACCCGGCCATACAAAGAGACTACAACAAATGCATAAACTGCCGGAGGTGTATGGCCATATGTAATAAGATACAGGAGTGCTATGTATATTCCCCGCTAAACCGGGGGCTGGACACAGTAATTGCCCCCGGGTTTAAAAAAGACCTGTCTGAAGTATCCTGCATTATGTGCGGCCAGTGCGTTATTGCGTGCCCCACCGGCTCATTGACTGAGAAGGAGCATATCAACGAAGTATGGGAAGCCATATCTGACCCTGAATTACTTGTGATAGCTCAAACGGCACCATCCATTCAGGTAACCATTGGCGAAGTATTTGGAATGCCTATAGGCACATTTGTGGCCGGCAAGCTGGTGACATCATTAAGGCGCATTGGATTTGATAAAGTTTTTGCCACCGATGTTACAGCTGACCTTACCATTATGGAGGAAGGCAGTGAATTAATAGAAAGACTGGTAGACCATCCCGAACAGCTGCCTTTACTTTCTTCATGCTGCCCGGGCTGGGTAAAATTCGCCGAGCATTTTTACCCGGAATTTCTCCCTCACCTATCTTCTACCAAGTCTCCCCATGCAATGTGCGGGGCACTTACTAAATCCTGGTACGCTAAGAAATACAATATCCCACCGGAAAAAATAGTTAACGTGGCCATCATGCCCTGCACAGCAAAGAAATATGAAGCTGCTCGGCCTGAAATGGAATGTGACGGGTTTAGAAATGTAGATTACGTCTTAACCACCAGGGAATTAGGACGTATGATCAGGCAGATCGGGCTGGACTTTACCAATTTACCCGATGAGGAATATGACGAGCCTTTTGACCAGTACAGTGGAGCCGGCATGATATTTGGCGCTACAGGTGGGGTTTTGGAAGCGGCTGTCCGTACAGCTCATAAATTGATTACCGGTGAAGAGATGCTGGTACCGGATTATGAAGATGCCAGGGGTCAGAGGGGTTTAAAATACGGCACTGCCGCCTTCGGGGACAGGACTATTACCATAGCCATTGCTCACGGTACAGGCAATGCCAAAAAAGCTTTGGACATGTTCAAAAGCGGTCAAAAGAAATTTGATTATATTGAAGTTATGGCCTGTCCGGGAGGGTGTGTAGGCGGAGGAGGCCAGCCCATTTTCGGAAGCAGAGATTACAAAAAAATATCCTTGGATTATCGCCATAACCGTGCAGAAACCTTATACAACATAGAACGAGGCAAAGAGATCAGGCAGTCGCATGAAAACCCCAGGATAAAACAAATCTATGAGGAATTTCTGGGCCAACCCCTGTCTGAAGTTTCTAAAACGTATTTGCACACCAGCTTCATTCCCAGAGGCCGGCATCCTTATTTGTATCCGGAAAAACCATACAAAGGATTTAACGAGAAAAATTGA
- a CDS encoding VWA domain-containing protein, with product MVPEQLVNFCKILRGLGVNVGTSEILDAARGLSFVDIMQREQFKTALASLLVKNKLERRLFELAFESFFVPPERKEEWRRQEQQYQEQQVKWRENVAKELTASVQESGGQWAGGASEYLELTSEQKDVLANMPAEERDRFQNIIESYEGNPVNDPSQLIANVVEASLNYWRYYMMKQEDNGSANHERNLNVEYTGQEDVDEVLRSVVQRYSEGGEDSLLYQDMQTIAERDLTRVTALVSRLSRNLANRISRRYRRSNAKKKLDIRRTVRNNLAYGGVPLKLAYRSRRMNRPRLVVFCDVSASMVRYAHFVIQFVYGLAHVVRDIETFIFAEDLERITPYFKGGGGFANTMSTIMTESNQWGKTTNLNTALLSMDDQYRHVLSPDTYVLMVSDTKTQQSDQAARRVSNLRQKVKDIIWLNPLPAEDWQNTFTVELFQEYSRMFECGTVSQLDRVLRKHLI from the coding sequence TTGGTACCAGAACAGCTGGTTAACTTTTGTAAAATACTGCGCGGCCTTGGGGTCAATGTAGGTACATCAGAAATTTTGGATGCCGCCCGCGGGCTTTCCTTTGTGGATATAATGCAAAGGGAACAGTTCAAAACTGCTTTAGCATCTTTACTGGTTAAAAATAAATTAGAGCGCCGTCTCTTTGAGCTGGCCTTTGAGAGCTTTTTTGTGCCACCGGAGCGTAAAGAGGAATGGCGGCGGCAGGAACAACAGTATCAGGAACAACAAGTGAAGTGGCGTGAAAATGTGGCAAAGGAACTTACTGCAAGTGTTCAGGAAAGCGGCGGGCAATGGGCGGGAGGTGCATCGGAATACCTGGAGCTAACCAGCGAGCAAAAGGATGTTCTCGCCAATATGCCGGCAGAAGAGAGGGACCGGTTTCAAAACATAATCGAAAGCTATGAAGGTAACCCGGTAAACGACCCTTCCCAGTTAATTGCCAATGTTGTGGAGGCTTCTCTCAATTACTGGCGTTATTACATGATGAAACAGGAAGATAACGGCTCGGCAAACCACGAAAGGAACCTAAATGTGGAGTATACCGGCCAGGAAGATGTGGATGAGGTACTACGGTCTGTCGTGCAAAGGTACAGTGAAGGTGGCGAAGACTCTCTTTTGTACCAGGACATGCAGACTATTGCTGAGAGGGATCTTACCCGCGTTACAGCACTGGTGTCCCGCCTGTCACGTAACCTGGCCAATCGTATATCACGTCGTTACCGGCGCAGTAATGCCAAGAAAAAGCTGGATATTCGCCGGACGGTGCGTAATAATTTAGCGTATGGGGGAGTACCGCTGAAATTGGCTTACCGCAGCAGAAGAATGAACAGGCCCCGGCTGGTTGTTTTTTGTGATGTGTCGGCGTCCATGGTACGGTATGCACATTTTGTTATTCAGTTTGTTTATGGACTCGCCCACGTAGTAAGAGATATCGAGACATTCATCTTTGCGGAAGATCTGGAGAGGATAACCCCTTATTTCAAAGGGGGTGGCGGGTTTGCAAATACAATGTCTACAATAATGACAGAAAGTAATCAGTGGGGAAAGACTACTAATTTGAATACTGCTCTACTTTCAATGGATGATCAATACAGGCACGTACTTAGTCCCGACACTTATGTTTTAATGGTCAGTGACACCAAGACGCAGCAGTCGGACCAGGCGGCCCGGCGGGTAAGCAATCTACGGCAAAAGGTAAAAGATATAATTTGGTTAAATCCCCTGCCGGCTGAGGATTGGCAAAATACTTTTACTGTGGAGCTATTTCAGGAATATTCCAGGATGTTCGAGTGTGGTACGGTATCTCAATTGGACCGGGTGTTAAGAAAACATTTAATATAA
- a CDS encoding NADH-quinone oxidoreductase subunit NuoF gives MRLAKEKSRQESPIYHILICAGTGCTSSKSNLIRIRLEKEIRKRLLQDKVKVFKTGCFGFCKLGPIMVVYPDRTFYTKVEPGDVDEILDSHIENGKRVEKLLYKSPKTNTLQKTIDEIDFFTHQMRIALKNCGLINPEDIREYIAMDGYMALADILENQTPPRDIIEKLKKSGLKGRGGGGFLTGQKWEFGLMYDSDQKFVLCNADEGDPGAFMDRSILEGDPHCIIEAMIIAGYCIGANKGYVYVRAEYPIAVERLEIAIDQARMLGLLGSKILGSSFDFDVDIRLGAGAFVCGEETALIQSVMGLRGEPRPRPPFPAEAGLWEKPTVNNNVETFANIPIILRKGPEWYASIGTNDSKGTKVFALAGQINNTGLIETPMGTSLRTIIYDVGGGIHDHKKFKAVQTGGPSGGCIRADLLDTEIDFKSLTDIGSMMGSGGMIVMDETDCMIDIARFYLEFAQDESCGKCVPCRVGTKRLLEILNKITDGKGEMEDLEILENLCYDIKDSSLCGLGQTAPNPVLNTLQYFQDEYIAHIKEKRCPAGVCNNLLSVVISDEKCVACGICARVCPVNAITGENKKPPFYIHQDVCIKCGTCIPKCPVDAIYKR, from the coding sequence ATGCGTTTGGCCAAAGAGAAGTCGAGGCAAGAATCCCCCATATATCATATTCTTATTTGTGCGGGTACCGGCTGTACATCCTCCAAAAGCAATCTGATACGCATAAGACTGGAAAAAGAAATCAGAAAAAGACTGCTGCAGGACAAGGTTAAAGTTTTTAAAACCGGTTGTTTTGGGTTCTGCAAATTAGGACCCATTATGGTGGTTTACCCGGATCGAACCTTTTATACCAAAGTAGAGCCCGGAGATGTGGACGAGATACTGGACAGCCACATTGAAAACGGAAAAAGGGTAGAAAAACTGCTTTATAAATCGCCTAAAACAAATACACTACAAAAAACCATTGATGAAATAGATTTCTTTACTCATCAAATGCGCATTGCCCTCAAGAACTGCGGCCTGATCAATCCGGAAGATATAAGGGAATACATAGCCATGGACGGATATATGGCCTTGGCTGATATATTGGAAAACCAAACTCCCCCCCGGGATATTATTGAAAAACTAAAAAAATCGGGCCTTAAAGGCCGTGGCGGAGGAGGTTTTCTGACCGGACAAAAATGGGAATTCGGCCTTATGTATGACAGCGACCAAAAATTTGTATTATGTAATGCAGATGAAGGTGACCCGGGTGCCTTTATGGATCGCTCTATATTGGAAGGTGACCCCCACTGTATCATTGAGGCTATGATTATCGCGGGATACTGCATTGGGGCTAACAAGGGATATGTTTACGTTAGGGCGGAGTATCCCATTGCCGTGGAAAGGCTGGAAATTGCCATTGACCAGGCCAGAATGCTGGGCCTGTTGGGAAGTAAAATACTAGGCTCATCCTTTGACTTTGATGTGGATATTCGGCTAGGGGCAGGTGCCTTTGTATGCGGAGAAGAAACTGCATTGATTCAGTCAGTGATGGGGTTACGGGGTGAACCACGGCCCAGGCCTCCTTTTCCTGCCGAAGCCGGGCTGTGGGAAAAACCCACAGTAAATAATAACGTGGAAACTTTTGCCAACATACCGATAATACTCCGTAAGGGACCCGAGTGGTATGCGAGCATAGGAACAAATGACAGTAAGGGCACCAAAGTTTTTGCCCTGGCCGGGCAAATAAACAATACCGGGCTAATAGAAACGCCTATGGGCACCTCACTGCGCACCATCATTTACGATGTGGGCGGTGGCATTCACGACCATAAAAAGTTTAAGGCTGTGCAAACAGGCGGCCCTTCCGGGGGATGTATACGGGCAGATTTACTGGACACCGAAATTGACTTTAAATCCTTGACCGATATTGGCTCCATGATGGGATCCGGCGGGATGATAGTAATGGATGAGACAGATTGTATGATTGACATCGCCCGCTTTTACCTGGAGTTTGCCCAGGATGAATCCTGTGGCAAATGCGTTCCGTGCAGAGTGGGCACCAAAAGGCTTTTGGAAATCTTAAACAAGATTACTGACGGAAAAGGTGAAATGGAAGACCTGGAGATCTTGGAAAACCTTTGTTATGACATAAAGGACTCTAGCTTATGCGGCTTAGGTCAAACAGCTCCCAACCCGGTTTTAAATACCTTGCAATATTTCCAAGATGAATACATTGCGCATATCAAGGAGAAACGCTGCCCTGCCGGGGTATGTAACAATTTATTAAGTGTGGTTATCTCCGATGAAAAGTGTGTTGCTTGTGGGATTTGTGCGCGGGTATGTCCCGTTAACGCCATCACCGGTGAAAATAAAAAACCACCATTTTACATTCATCAAGATGTTTGTATTAAATGCGGCACCTGTATACCCAAATGTCCGGTAGATGCAATATACAAAAGGTAA
- the nrdG gene encoding anaerobic ribonucleoside-triphosphate reductase activating protein codes for MSLIRVASIVKESVVDGPGFRTVVFMQGCPRECPGCHNPEQIPAEGGEEITVDEVVRRVESGLTKLTKGITFSGGDPFFQPAALYDVIKLLKKRNPQLDMWVYTGYWYEEIKELPVLELIDVLVDGPYVETLRDISLPFMGSSNQRLIDVPSTRKAGQIIDFNVSKKLNFSR; via the coding sequence ATGTCCTTAATCAGGGTTGCCAGTATAGTTAAGGAAAGTGTAGTAGACGGTCCTGGTTTTCGCACCGTGGTTTTTATGCAGGGATGTCCCAGGGAATGTCCTGGCTGCCATAATCCTGAACAAATACCGGCAGAAGGCGGGGAAGAAATAACCGTGGACGAGGTGGTCCGCAGGGTAGAGTCCGGCCTTACCAAACTGACCAAGGGGATAACCTTTTCAGGAGGAGACCCCTTTTTTCAGCCTGCAGCCTTATATGATGTAATAAAGCTTTTAAAAAAACGTAACCCGCAGTTAGACATGTGGGTATATACCGGTTATTGGTATGAAGAGATTAAGGAATTACCGGTTTTGGAGCTAATAGATGTACTGGTGGACGGCCCGTACGTTGAAACCTTAAGGGATATTTCACTTCCCTTCATGGGTTCAAGTAATCAGCGGCTTATTGATGTGCCGTCCACCAGGAAAGCCGGACAAATTATAGATTTTAATGTAAGCAAGAAGCTCAATTTTTCTCGTTAA
- the nrdR gene encoding transcriptional repressor NrdR: MKCPFCGYGESRVLDSRSAEDREAIRRRRECIGCERRFTTYERVDEPPLVIVKKGGIREPFNRVKLLSGLTKACEKRRVSASVLEGLVAQIERELRSSPELEATSKDVGEMVLKRLSDLDEVAYVRFASVYRDFHDVRSFMKEIAKLIDRHQS, translated from the coding sequence ATGAAGTGTCCTTTTTGTGGTTACGGAGAAAGCAGAGTGCTTGATTCTCGCTCGGCCGAAGATAGGGAAGCCATTAGGCGGCGCCGGGAGTGTATTGGATGTGAACGACGTTTTACCACTTATGAAAGGGTGGACGAGCCTCCTTTGGTGATTGTCAAGAAAGGGGGCATTAGGGAGCCTTTTAACCGGGTTAAATTACTTTCCGGCCTGACCAAGGCGTGTGAGAAGCGAAGAGTTTCTGCTTCTGTACTTGAGGGGCTGGTAGCCCAGATTGAGCGAGAATTACGGAGTTCACCGGAGTTAGAAGCTACAAGTAAGGATGTGGGAGAGATGGTTTTAAAACGGCTAAGTGATTTAGATGAGGTAGCTTATGTACGTTTTGCCTCCGTATACCGTGACTTTCATGATGTGCGAAGTTTTATGAAAGAGATAGCAAAGTTGATTGACAGACATCAATCATGA
- the nrdD gene encoding anaerobic ribonucleoside-triphosphate reductase: MFKVIQKRDGREVSFDEGKITDAIFEAARAVGGEDRQLAMELSIEVLKLLKNRFNGQKFSVEDVQDAVEKVLIENGHARTAKAYILYRDSRTRLRDAKGELMDAVEEILEETNRENANVSNSPSAKMLQIASAASKKYYLSRLIPEEMSLAHQRGDIHIHDLDFYGKTLTCVQIPLGRLLAEGFDTGHGYIRPPQRPTSATALAAIILQSAQNDMHGGQSFAFFDRDIAPYVEDADEHETYQAMEALIYNLNSMHSRAGAQVPFSSMNVGTETSEGARKVVRSLLLAYEAGLGKGENPIFPNIIFRLQKGINMDQGDPNYDLFQLAIKVASKRLNPTFSFMDSSFNSKWGDQVSYMGCRTRVMANRRGQEITDGRGNLSFTTINLPRVAIRAERNINQFYHYLDEVMDLAIRQLYHRFSVQAKLKVKDMPFIMGQGLYINSQGLRDCDQIEEAIVNGTLSVGFIGLAEALTALVGKHHGQDRAAQQLGQEIVSHMYRRIQDACEEYNLNYTFLATPAEGLSGRFVNKDRKEFGIIPGVTNKEYYTNSFHVPVNFPIGSFEKVTLEGPYHKYCNAGHISYVEMDAPPIHNPEAVEAIIKHMAESDMGYVGVNYPVDFCTGCSTIGVINEYNCPRCGSDAIRRVRRITGYLSTVDRFNDSKIAELNDRVTHTF, from the coding sequence TTGTTCAAAGTTATTCAAAAGCGGGACGGGCGAGAAGTTTCCTTCGATGAGGGAAAAATAACTGACGCTATATTTGAGGCCGCCCGGGCCGTAGGTGGTGAAGACCGCCAGCTGGCCATGGAACTCAGTATTGAAGTACTGAAACTATTAAAAAACAGGTTTAACGGCCAAAAGTTCAGTGTGGAAGATGTACAAGATGCTGTGGAAAAAGTTTTAATTGAAAATGGCCATGCCCGCACAGCCAAAGCCTACATACTATACCGTGACAGTCGCACCCGCCTGAGGGATGCGAAAGGTGAGCTGATGGATGCAGTGGAAGAGATCCTGGAAGAGACCAACCGGGAAAATGCTAACGTAAGCAATTCACCATCTGCTAAAATGCTCCAGATAGCCAGCGCGGCAAGTAAAAAATACTATCTTTCCAGGCTCATCCCGGAAGAGATGTCACTGGCCCACCAGCGGGGCGATATTCATATTCACGATTTAGACTTTTACGGTAAAACCCTAACCTGCGTTCAGATTCCGCTGGGACGCTTATTAGCAGAAGGTTTTGATACAGGGCACGGTTATATAAGACCTCCCCAGCGTCCCACTTCAGCCACTGCACTGGCGGCCATTATTTTGCAGAGTGCCCAAAATGACATGCACGGTGGCCAGTCCTTTGCCTTTTTTGACCGGGATATAGCACCTTATGTGGAAGATGCTGACGAGCATGAAACATACCAGGCTATGGAGGCATTGATATATAATTTGAACAGCATGCACAGCCGTGCAGGCGCGCAGGTGCCGTTTAGTTCCATGAATGTTGGCACGGAAACCTCTGAGGGTGCCCGTAAAGTGGTGCGTAGCCTACTTTTGGCCTATGAGGCAGGCTTAGGGAAGGGGGAAAATCCCATATTCCCCAATATCATTTTCCGTTTACAAAAGGGCATTAATATGGATCAGGGTGATCCAAACTATGACCTTTTCCAGTTGGCTATAAAGGTAGCAAGCAAGCGATTGAACCCAACCTTTAGTTTTATGGATTCCAGCTTTAACAGCAAATGGGGAGACCAGGTAAGTTATATGGGGTGCCGAACCAGGGTAATGGCCAATCGCCGCGGCCAAGAAATTACTGACGGACGGGGTAACCTTTCTTTCACTACGATAAACCTGCCCCGGGTGGCCATTAGGGCGGAGAGAAATATCAATCAGTTTTACCATTACCTTGATGAGGTAATGGATCTGGCCATTAGGCAGTTATACCACCGGTTTAGTGTACAAGCCAAGTTAAAGGTGAAAGATATGCCGTTTATCATGGGACAGGGGCTGTACATTAACTCGCAGGGACTACGGGACTGCGACCAGATTGAAGAAGCTATCGTTAACGGAACGCTGTCAGTAGGCTTTATCGGCCTGGCTGAAGCGCTGACCGCACTAGTTGGCAAGCATCACGGGCAGGATAGAGCGGCCCAACAACTGGGCCAGGAGATAGTGTCACACATGTACCGCCGGATACAGGATGCCTGTGAAGAATACAATTTGAACTATACCTTCCTGGCTACGCCGGCGGAAGGGCTCAGCGGGCGGTTTGTTAATAAGGACAGAAAAGAATTTGGTATTATCCCCGGGGTAACTAACAAGGAATATTATACTAACTCTTTCCATGTGCCGGTTAATTTCCCCATTGGCAGTTTTGAAAAGGTTACTTTGGAAGGGCCCTATCATAAGTACTGCAATGCGGGGCATATAAGTTACGTGGAAATGGATGCCCCACCTATTCATAACCCCGAAGCGGTAGAGGCCATTATCAAGCACATGGCTGAAAGTGATATGGGGTATGTGGGTGTAAATTACCCTGTTGATTTTTGCACCGGGTGTAGTACTATAGGTGTAATTAATGAATACAATTGCCCGCGGTGCGGTTCAGATGCCATTCGCAGGGTGCGGCGGATAACCGGGTATCTCAGTACTGTGGATAGATTTAATGACAGTAAGATAGCGGAATTAAACGACAGGGTTACGCACACTTTTTAG
- a CDS encoding transposase yields MPELQLDLFPMSYYNTLGFDRELIDYIEFVDDSFVSDLILPLYKKGGRIPHNPITMFRAHYLYFIKNEISSYRDLERNLEKPQNQNYRNFVGSQRIPSHNSMSDFRSKVGVELFYQILFHIVAQALKLDGFLNPTLTAVDSRPLFANVGRPGKKHCDCADKKKCSCPKTFTDPDAAVGSMRNKTNMNKYFVGYRKHTIISHSKQGPVPLISITLPANVHDVKVLLPLLEKLDQVEDLKLEYLVADLGYFDHDVNVETLAKHDVILTTGVKKNTVLPEDMNKDRQFLCPQDKPLIWDRFDKETMDIWFIGDEKHCQRCLFNQTCDEYFHQNYWENPLINSPVPLGSKLHKEFQKFRKQVELNFAIESNSLDSVMRHKKLPVRRLPRVEIFSIMADTFRIIKLMIRHMQSTAVPEGRDKTLEAMKVKHYVYPASA; encoded by the coding sequence ATGCCAGAACTTCAGTTGGATCTTTTTCCCATGAGCTATTATAACACACTTGGATTTGATAGGGAACTCATAGACTATATTGAATTTGTAGACGATTCGTTTGTATCTGATCTCATCTTACCGTTATACAAGAAGGGCGGACGCATTCCCCATAATCCAATAACCATGTTCAGAGCTCATTATCTGTACTTTATCAAAAATGAAATCAGCTCTTATCGTGACTTAGAGCGTAATTTAGAAAAGCCACAGAACCAAAATTACCGCAATTTCGTCGGATCACAACGTATACCTTCTCATAACAGCATGAGTGACTTTAGATCTAAAGTAGGAGTAGAGCTTTTTTACCAGATACTGTTCCATATTGTTGCTCAAGCACTGAAGCTCGACGGTTTTCTAAATCCTACCCTTACTGCCGTAGACTCCAGACCACTATTTGCAAATGTTGGCCGGCCGGGAAAAAAGCACTGTGATTGTGCTGATAAAAAGAAATGCTCTTGTCCAAAAACATTCACTGACCCGGACGCTGCTGTAGGCAGTATGCGTAACAAAACCAACATGAACAAATACTTTGTCGGCTATCGCAAACATACTATCATTAGTCATTCCAAGCAGGGCCCGGTACCGCTGATCTCGATAACTTTACCTGCTAATGTACATGACGTTAAGGTGCTACTCCCACTGTTGGAAAAACTAGATCAGGTAGAAGACCTTAAACTTGAATACCTGGTGGCTGACCTCGGCTATTTTGATCATGATGTTAACGTTGAAACCCTGGCCAAGCACGATGTAATTTTAACAACTGGCGTTAAGAAAAATACCGTGCTTCCAGAGGATATGAATAAGGACCGACAATTCCTTTGCCCACAAGACAAGCCACTAATATGGGATAGGTTTGATAAAGAAACTATGGATATATGGTTTATAGGAGATGAAAAGCACTGCCAACGCTGTCTTTTCAACCAAACTTGCGATGAGTATTTTCATCAGAACTATTGGGAGAATCCTCTGATCAACAGCCCGGTACCGCTTGGATCGAAACTGCACAAGGAGTTTCAAAAGTTTCGCAAACAGGTAGAGCTCAATTTTGCTATAGAATCAAATTCCCTGGACTCAGTTATGCGGCATAAGAAGTTGCCGGTCAGACGCCTTCCCAGAGTAGAGATATTCAGTATTATGGCGGATACCTTCAGGATAATTAAGCTCATGATCCGACATATGCAGTCTACAGCCGTTCCTGAAGGGAGAGACAAAACCTTGGAGGCTATGAAAGTCAAGCATTATGTCTACCCAGCTAGTGCGTAA
- a CDS encoding NAD(P)H-dependent oxidoreductase subunit E, with amino-acid sequence MGIRIEKTEAENFHKLDQIINRYKAQEGMLIRILQKSQEVFGYLPPKVQAYISQEVGIPISTVNGVVSFYSLFSQEPRGKYTIRVCMGTACYVKGAQEILDAVKEEIQIGVGETSMDKLFTLNASRCIGACGLAPVMTINDDVYERLSPADIPSILYDYIKTHKKAKVTH; translated from the coding sequence ATGGGAATTCGTATAGAAAAAACCGAAGCAGAAAATTTTCATAAACTAGACCAAATTATTAACAGGTATAAAGCACAAGAAGGAATGCTGATCAGGATTTTACAGAAATCACAGGAAGTATTCGGTTACCTGCCGCCCAAGGTGCAAGCTTACATATCACAAGAAGTGGGTATCCCAATATCCACTGTAAACGGTGTAGTAAGTTTTTATTCCCTATTCTCACAGGAGCCCCGGGGTAAATATACCATACGAGTATGTATGGGGACCGCCTGCTACGTAAAGGGTGCACAAGAAATCTTGGACGCCGTTAAAGAGGAAATACAGATAGGGGTAGGGGAAACCTCAATGGATAAGTTATTTACATTAAATGCTTCCAGGTGCATAGGGGCATGCGGGCTGGCTCCCGTCATGACCATAAATGACGATGTTTACGAAAGGCTTAGTCCTGCAGATATCCCGTCCATCCTTTATGATTATATTAAAACTCACAAAAAAGCAAAAGTAACTCACTAG